A genomic window from Oceanobacillus timonensis includes:
- a CDS encoding AIPR family protein: MLHDYFEVFSASLILKTFDLSDEELEKGIVGSGNDGGCDGLYLFVNEELIFDDTPLENIKRNPKLDLYIIQSKFETSFREDVFNKWKSIVDNLFSTESFQGNDFSKRYNSDVIEFFERFHKTFLNLITKSPIVNFKFIYVSLGNEVHLNVKQQAEELMGKLKGLFPSPNTDVNVEYIDAQKILKLYDAPSKTDFVLHVSETPIIVQEEKEYIVLANLNQYFDFITNENEKLIKHIFESNVRDYQGSITVNKEIAATLRQTDYKEDFWWLNNGITMLASEIDQKSTKVFEIKNPEIVNGLQTSTELYNYFNNAKKEGRKESRKVLLRIIVPDTDASRDNIILATNSQTTIPKAILRGTDSIHREIENYMKTKGLFYDRRKNFYKNEGKPKDKIISIPFLAQSLMSIILKKPNYARARPSTLLNDEETYTKLYLNNKILDSYYNAAVIGKRVKSFINSLGVYSISEQSDISFYVMYVCSAKITGSAEITLKQLANFRLDDITDEKIKTCAEYVYEKYKQLGGNNKVAKGTNLIETIINDEFIVKPFI; this comes from the coding sequence ATGCTACATGACTATTTTGAGGTTTTTTCTGCAAGTTTAATTTTAAAAACTTTTGATTTAAGTGACGAAGAACTTGAAAAAGGTATTGTTGGTAGTGGAAATGATGGTGGTTGTGATGGGCTTTATTTATTTGTAAATGAAGAATTGATTTTCGACGATACACCATTAGAAAATATCAAAAGGAATCCTAAATTAGATTTATACATAATACAATCGAAATTTGAAACATCCTTTAGAGAAGATGTTTTTAATAAATGGAAAAGTATTGTTGATAATCTTTTCTCAACAGAGTCGTTTCAAGGCAATGATTTTTCAAAACGATACAATAGTGATGTGATAGAGTTCTTTGAAAGATTTCACAAGACATTTTTAAATTTAATAACTAAGTCACCTATAGTAAATTTTAAATTCATTTATGTAAGCTTAGGGAATGAGGTACATCTTAATGTAAAACAGCAGGCAGAAGAGTTAATGGGTAAACTTAAAGGTTTATTTCCAAGTCCAAATACTGATGTTAATGTAGAGTATATTGATGCTCAGAAAATTTTAAAATTATATGATGCTCCTTCTAAAACAGATTTTGTATTGCATGTTTCTGAGACACCTATCATAGTGCAAGAGGAAAAAGAATATATTGTATTAGCTAATCTTAATCAGTATTTTGATTTTATAACGAATGAAAATGAGAAGTTAATCAAACATATTTTTGAATCCAATGTTCGAGATTATCAAGGTAGTATAACTGTTAATAAGGAAATTGCTGCTACATTAAGACAAACGGATTATAAAGAAGATTTTTGGTGGTTAAATAATGGAATAACAATGTTGGCTAGCGAAATTGATCAAAAGTCCACTAAAGTTTTTGAAATAAAGAATCCAGAAATAGTAAACGGATTGCAAACTTCAACTGAGTTATATAATTATTTTAACAATGCAAAAAAAGAAGGTAGAAAAGAAAGTAGAAAAGTTTTATTAAGGATAATCGTTCCTGATACTGATGCTTCAAGAGATAATATTATTTTGGCTACAAACAGCCAGACAACAATTCCGAAAGCAATATTGAGAGGTACGGATAGTATTCATAGAGAGATTGAGAATTATATGAAAACCAAGGGGCTATTTTATGATAGAAGGAAAAACTTCTATAAGAACGAAGGTAAACCTAAAGATAAAATAATTAGTATTCCTTTCTTAGCTCAAAGTTTAATGTCTATTATCTTGAAAAAACCTAATTATGCTAGAGCGCGACCTTCTACACTTTTAAATGATGAAGAAACATATACCAAATTATATTTAAACAATAAAATTTTAGACAGTTATTATAATGCTGCGGTAATTGGAAAAAGAGTGAAAAGCTTTATAAATAGTCTGGGTGTTTATTCTATTAGTGAACAGTCAGATATTTCTTTTTATGTCATGTATGTTTGTTCAGCGAAAATTACTGGGTCAGCAGAAATTACGCTCAAACAACTAGCGAATTTTAGGTTAGATGATATTACTGATGAAAAAATTAAAACTTGTGCCGAATATGTTTACGAAAAATATAAACAACTTGGAGGCAATAATAAAGTAGCTAAAGGTACAAATTTAATTGAAACAATAATAAATGATGAATTTATTGTAAAACCATTTATATAA